Within Persephonella sp., the genomic segment GGATATTTTTTATCACGAATTTTATTTCACAATAAAAAAGTAAAAAATAGTGAAAAATACAAAGATTATATAGAAACATTAATAAATGTAATAGAGACTGAAGAAATCCCCCATATAAGCAAAAGAACTGCTTATAATGGACTTGTTATATTGGGAAGGAATGATATAAAAGAAGAATACCTAAAAAAGCTAACATCAGAAGAAGAAGCCTTTTGGTTTAATATTGGAGATATATTGATTTATCATAATGACAGAAAAAAAGATAAAAATATTAGTTTAGATTTATGGAAAGCAAATCTCGAAGAATTTTTGAAAAAAAATGTAAACTGGAATTTTACAAGGAAAAGATTTATTATTGATATACTCGATACATCAAAAAGAAACAAAAATTTAAAAGAATATGGGACAAAAACATTTCTTCATTTGGTAAAATTAACAATTATAGGTAATATTTTTAAGCATATCCGAGAAAAATTAAAAAATCAAAATATAAAAGTGTCTATTCATTTTGATGAAGATAAAATAAGTTTTAAATTCAATAATGTTGATTTAAGTGAAGAGTTAAAGAAAGAAATAAATGAAATTATTATTGAATACATAAAAAAAATAGAAGAAGAAGCATTGAAATATTTAGGAACGGAAGAAAAAAAAGATAGACTTTTCTCAGAATTAAGAAAAGATAAAGATAATGAATTAAAGATTATTATTAATAATAATCAGAATTTATATGAAGTTGTTAAACAGCTATTTTAGAAGACAATTTTATTAAATTTTAAAACCACCTAAGAATTAGCTCTGAACTTTTATTTATAAAAAACAGACTGATTTTGGATACCTTTAGATAGAAGTATCAAGCTTAACTGAAACTAAGTGGGACATATTTGGGACATACAAAACTTTATTAAACTCAATTTCAAGTTTATTAAACTTGATAACAGGTTTGATTTTCAGTGCAAAAAATTTAAAAATTCAACTTATAGAATCTCTTGAAAAGCTTGATTTTATTGGATTTTGAAGGAATTCCAATTTAGAGGCGGGGGCGGGAATCGAACCCGCGCATAAGGGATTTGCAGTCCCCTGCCTTACCACTTGGCTACCCCGCCTTAGAGAGTTATATTATAGCACAGTTTATTTATTCTGCCAGTCTGTCAAGAACATGTTTTTCCGGAATAACACAGTAAAATTTACCGGTGAACACGATCTCATTTTTTTCGTTTTTGGCGGTTACCTCAACTGTTCTTTTGTTTTCATTTTTCTCTGTAACTATTCCTTCAAAAAAAAGATGCTCACCTACCCTAACAGGTTTTAAAAATTTCACTTCTGCTTTTGCCAGAACAACATTCGGGTGGTTCACAGCAAGCATTGAACAGTAATCTCCTGCAGAAAAAATAAACCCTCCGTGAACTAAACCTTTTTCATCTGCCTTCATCTTATCTGTTATCTCAAGCAAGACAGAAGCAAACCTGTCAGTCTCAACAGCTGTTGGAATTCCTGAAAGGGTTCGGTCAATTTCTCTATGGGTTTTTATCTCCATGTTTTCCTCCTTGTTTATCTGGTCTGCTTTTATAATAAAACATTATACGGTCAACAAGTTTTTTTAAAACAGGGGCAGATACAGTTCCTCCTCCAATAAACTCCCATTTTTTCAGCCTTTTTGGTTCATTTGCGAATATTACAACTGTAAATTTTGGTTTTTCTGCAGGGAAGTATCCTGCAAACCATGTATAGAATTTTTCATTTGAGAGGGCTTTTATAGCTGGATCGTATTTTTGTGCAGTTCCTGTTTTACCAGCTATTGTAAAGTAATCGGATCTTCCTTTTTTTGCTGTGCCTATTTCAACTACATTTTTTAAAATTTCCTGAAGTTTTTTCACAGATCTGTCTGAAAAAACCTTTCTTACAATCTGCTTTTCAGGTTTTATAACCTCTCCAGTTTCTTTGTCTACCATCTCCTTTATAAAATTTGGCTTAAGGAGGTAACCACCGTTTGCTATTGCTGAATAAGCCATCGCAATTTGAATGGGTGTTGCTGTCCAGTTCTGTCCTATTGATGCGTAGGCTACTTCTACAGGTCTTTTGTCTTTTCGGATAAGACCTGACGCTTCTCCCGGAAATGTTTTTGTTGACTTCCCAAATCCAAGGGAAAACAGTTTGTTATAAAATCTTTCTGGATCAAGTTTTAAGGCAAGTTCTATAGCTCCCACATTAGATGAGTATATGATTATTTCGTCAGCCTTAAGATATTTAAACTTTTTGTGATCTCTGATCCTGATGCCGTCAACTGTTATGCTTCCTTCCCCGCAGTAATACTTTTTTGAAAAAGAAACTTTTTTTTCATCAATCGCTTCTGCAAGAACAAAAGGTTTTGCTAAAGATCCAGGTTCGTAGGCGTTGTGAAATGTTATATTTTTATGGGTTTTATATTTGTAATACCTGTTTGGATTGTAGTTAGGGTATGTTGCATTTGCTATTATGTTTCCTGTGCTTGGATCAACTATAAGTATTAGGGCTTCTTTGGGTTTCCTTTCTCTTACCAACTCCCTCAGTGCATCTTCAGCTATAAACTGTATGTTGCTGTCTATAGTTAATTTTATGTCGTAGCTTTTTTTATCACTGTCCTTTTTTTCCACGGTGAAAGGGTTCCCCATAGCATCTTTCATAAGCAGTATATTTCCTGTTCCCCCGCCTAATTCTTTGTCGTATTTAAGCTCAAGTCCTTCCATACCTCTTCCGGTTGTCCTGCTGACAAATCCTATAGTTGAGCCTGCTATACTATTTAATGGGTAAAATCTTTTTGAGGACTCAATAACCCCCATGTTCCATTCTCTGAGTTTTTTTCTTAGATTGAGTAGTCTTTCTTTCAATGATTTATCTACACCCTTTGCAAGAACCACATAATGTTTTTTTGAGTAAAGTTTTTCAAGTAAAACTCTATAGGGTCTTTTGATTATTGGCGAAAGTTCTCTTGCAAGCCTTTCTTTGTCTTTTATGTATTTTGGTATCACAAAAATGTCAACAGTGGGCACGCTAATTCCTAAAATTCTGTTGCTGCTGTCGTATATTGTTCCCCTTGGAAGTATTATTTTTTCTTTGGCATAATACTGTTTTTGTATGAACTGAAGGTAATGATCCCTTTGAAGAACTTGAAAGTTAAACAGCCTAAATAGAACAAGTATAAATGATAAGGTTATGATAAAAGCAACAATATAAACCCTATTTCTTACCATTCATATCCTTTTGATCTATAAAACGGACATTTGAGTAGTCCACAGGTTTCATTCCTAATTTTTTTTGTGCTATCCTTCCTATTCTATCAGGAGAGGAAAGACCGCTTATCTCTTTCTTAAGCATCATATTTTTTGCTGTAAGCTGATTTCTTATCTGGATTAATTCTGTTATCTCTTTATCTACTTTAAAATAATACTGGTTGTAAATAACAAGAGTTCCACTGATGCTAAGGAAAAATACCCAGAATTTGATATATCTTTTTATGTATAAAAAGTCCCTTTTAAGCTCTATAACAGTCTCTCTTATCATTTTTATATCCTTTTTCCTACTCTCAGTTTTGCACTGCGGGAGGGAGGGTTTTCTTTTATTTCCTCCTCTCCCGGTGTAATTGGTTTTTTCGTCAAAAGCTCAAGTTTCTTTAATTTTCTTGCTTCTTTGAAGATATTTTTTACTATTCTGTCTTCAAGTGAATGGAAGGATATTACCTGAATTATTCCGTTTTTTTCAAGCCTTTCAATTCCTTTGCTTACCCCCTGTTTTATCTCTGAAAGCTCATCATTTACCTCTATTCTTATCGCCTGAAATGTTTTAGTTGCAGGGTGTATTCTGCCTCTTCTTAACGCTGGTGGATATGATCTGAAGACTATATCTGCCAACTGTTTTGTTGTCTCGATAGGCTTTTTTTTCCTTTCTTCAATAATATTTTTTACAATTCTTTTTGCAAACTTTTCCTCCCCATATTCAAAAATTATTTTTTCAAGAAGGTTTTTCGGATATCTGTTTACCACTTCATATGCTGTTAAGCTCTGGGATCTGTCCATTCTCATATCAAGGGGCTCGTCCCTCTGGAATGAGAAACCCCTCTCTGTTTTCAGATGAAATATAGACACCCCAAGATCAAACAAGAAGCCCTGAACAGAGCTAATGCCAAGCTGATCAAGAATAGCGTCTAAATCTTTAAATGAGGACTGAAATAGAGTGTATCTTCCTTCAAACTGTTTTAGTTTTTGGTTTGCTATTTTTATAGCATATTCGTCTTTGTCTATTCCTATAATTTTAACTTCAGGAAAGTTTTTCAGTATCAAAAAGGAATGTCCCCCTCCACCTACTGTGGCATCAACTATGTATCCTTTTTTTATACTTTTAAAAAAATTTATAACCTCCCTGTGCAAAACAGGATAATGTTCAAACTGGCTCAACCTTCAAATCTCTTGGTAGGCAGTTGGTAAACATCTTCCATAATATCTATTCCGCACTGTAGATCATCAAGCCAGTCAAGGAATTTGTTTACATTATCTTTACCTTTGATTATTGCACCGTGCTGGGGGGCTATTATTTCTATATCAAGCTGTCTTGCCATCTTTACCCATGCTTTTAATATTTTAGAGGTTGGTATGTATCTTCTATGAAATCCCTCCATATATTTTATGTGTTCTTCAAAGTTTTCAACATATATGTAATCCTGTCCAAGGGAAGCACCAAGGTCGCCGGAATAAAGGACTTTTGAGACAGGGTCATACACCTGAAGGTTTCCAGGTGCATGCATAAAATGTGCAGGAAGTATGTAAAGCTCAGAGTTTCCAAGTCTTACAATAGTTCCTTCGTCCTGTATTCCTTTAATCCTGTCAGCAACAAGCCTGTCAACCCCAAAGTGGGGTATAAACCTTACCCATAAAATAGACGACAGTGCGATCGCTTTGGTTGTCATAAGCCAACCGTTTATCGCAGCAACAATATCAGGATCCTGATGGGAAAGGAAGATATACCTGAGATTATCAATCCCGATCAGCCCTCCCACTTCTGACAAGAGATGTTTAAAAACTTTATGCCCTCCTGGATCCAGTATCATGCCCTGACCGCTGTCAACGATAAAATGAACATTAGCCTGCACCATTTCACCATGCCCGTAGTCCTCAAGAAGAATGTTCTGATGGGTGCCGTTGTCAAAAAATTTTCTCTCTTCTGGAACCATCTATACACCTCTCCTTTTTTATTTGGTTCTGTTTAATTTTTCAAAAATTTTTCTGTCTAATTTTATTATTCCATCATAAACTGTAAGTTCTAAAGAAGGCTTTTTTCTCTTTTTTACAAATAAAAAAGGAACAAGCTCAGGATAATCTTTCAGCATATTATAACAATCTTTTTTGGGATAAGCTCTGCACAAAAGGTTCATAATGCCTGCTGTCAGCACCAGATCAATATCAGTTTCTGGATAGTTGTCGTATACACACAGGGCTATGGACAAAACTGAGGCTGTCCTTTCTAAAAGTCCTCCTTCGTAATTCCTGCCGGATTTTTTGTCTTTTAATTTTTCAACCTTATTCCTAAGTTCTTTATTAAATAAATACTTTTTTATTAAATCTTTGTATCTTTTTTTCTTTATCTCTTTGTAAAAAAACTCTATCTGTTTCCATAAAAAATCGTAAGCATAAGGGGTTCTTTCCAAATTACTGGAGCAACCTCCTGTTTATTACTATTTCGGAATTTTCTTTTAATTTATCAATAAGCATCTGAACCAGTGTTCTGTATTTACTTTCAAGTAGTATGGGTTTAAGCAGTTTTTCCATTTCTTCTTTTCTTTCTTTTTCTGGGGGTTCTATTTTGGATATTTTCCCTATAAGAATTCCTGAAGATGTTTTAAAAGGTCCTGCGATCTGTCCTTTTTTTGATCTGATAATCTTACCAAGGTCATCAGGAAGAACTCCAAATTCTGCTTCAATAGTTTGAACCGTCTCTCCTTTTATTTTTTTAATCTTTGCTCTGTAATTGACAGCGATATTCTTTAAATTCTTTTCCATTTTGATTATTTCTTTTACTTCATCATACAGCTTTTTTAAGGACTCTTTTGATTTTTCTTTTTTCAATTGGGAAATTATCTGTTCTTTAACTTTTTCTAAAGGCTGAGGCTTTGATACATCTTTTATGTATTTTATCAGGTAGTAGCTGTCTTCTTCTGAAACAAGAGAAATATTTTTATCTTTTGATAGGTTTTTAATCTCTTTTTTTATTTTGTCTGGAAGTTTGTTATTGTTATCGTATACAATGTCTTCAAATATTTTTTTCACACCTTTTTCTGTTGTTACCTTTTCGTTGTTTTTAAGTTTTCTGTAAATCTGCTGTGCTTTTTTCTGGGCTTTTTCAGAACCAAGCTCTTTTATACTTATCTGGTAAACAGCGATTAATTTTCCTTTTTTTCCAGCAAACTTTTTTAGGTTTTTTTCATAGTATTCTTTGATCTCTTTCTCAGTTGGTTTATATTCAGGAGGCTTTATTATAACGAATTCCCCAGAAATCCTTGAAAGCTGTTTATTTATGTAAGTGTTAAGCTCATCTTCTGTAAGATAAAAACCTACCCTCTGTAATGTTAGCAGATGTCTGATAGAAAGCTCTTTTCTGAGAATTTCTTCAAAAAAAGACGGTGTTATGTTTACTTGAGAAAGAAATGCCAAATACCTGTCTTTAGAGAACTTTCCATCTTCTTTGAAAGCCTCTATATCAAGAATATATCTTTTAACCTCTTCTTTGGTGGCTTCTATACCTTCTCTCTGAGCTTCCTGAAAAAGAAGCTCCTGATCAATAACATTTCTTATAGCATCTGCATATATCTGTTTTTTTAAGGGGGCTGTATCTATTCCCTGACTTTCCATCTGCCTTGTTATGAGGGTTACCTGATAGTAAAACTCTGCCATTGGTATCTCTTTGCCGTTTACCTGAGCTACTCCCTGTATGTTTCCTGCAAACTTATAAATAATAAGGGCTACAAACGCTGTGCCTACAAATGCAAATGTTGTTATAAAAAGGATAAGTTTCATCCATTTTGATTTTCCTATGTTTATAAACATTAAATCTCCCCTGTCTATTAATTCAGCTTATTATTTTACGATAAATTTTTTTATGTTGTAATTTTTCCGTCTGATATTTTTATTATTCTGTGGGCATAAGAGGCTATTGTTGGATCGTGGGTTATCAAGATTATCGTCTTTCCTTTTTTGTTTAGATCAACAAATATCTCCATTATCTCTTTTGCTGTTTTTGAGTCTAAAGCTCCTGTCGGTTCATCTGCAAGTATGAGCTGAGGATCGTTAATCAGTGCTCTTCCTATGGCAACCCTTTGCTGTTGTCCTCCTGAAAGCTGGGAAGGTTTGTTATTTTTTTTATCTTCAAGTCCAAGCATTTTCAGTATATTTTCAGCTTCTGTTTCTTTCTGTGGGAAATTTTTTTTTGAGTAAACGACAGGAACGAGTATGTTCTCTAAAGCAGTCAGGTAGGGGATCAGGAAAAACTGCTGAAAAACAAACCCAATATACTCATTTCTGATCTGGGAAAGATGATCGTCATCTAATTTTGAGACGTCTTTTCCCAGCAGGTAATACTTCCCTGATGTTGGCGTATCAAGACAGCCTAATATATTCATAAGTGTTGTTTTTCCCGATCCGGAAGCACCCATAATTGATAAAAACTCACCTTCGTAAACGGTAAGGTCAATACCTCTCAAAGCCTGGGTTTTTATACCTGCTGTCTGGTAAACCTTTGTTATATTTTCAAGTTTTATTATCTCTCTCATTTGAAAACCTTTGTTTTTACAGGTGCTGTGAATTTTGTTGCTATAACTTCTCCTTCTTTTAGCCCTTCTATGACCTCTGTGTGTTTTTCATCAATCCAGCCTGTTTTTATGTATCTAATCTGGGGCTTTCCATTTTTTATCACATAAACATACTGTTTGCCTTTTTCAAACCTTACAGCTGAGTTAGGTATTATGATCGCATTTTTCTTTATACCTGCAATTATCTTTGTGTAAACTGTCATCTCGGGTCTGAGATATTGTGCATAATCTTTTTTTACAGGGACAATAGCAAGATAATAAACTATGTTTTGTTTTACTATCGGTTCAGGGTATATCTTAGTTATCTTTCCTATAAATATTCTGTCAGGAAAAGCATCAACATAGTAAACAACTCTCTGTCCGGGCTTAACTTTTCCTATGTCTGTTTCATCAACAAATATCTGGATCTCAAGCCTGTCTGGTTTTAATATGGTTACAAGCTCTCCAGCCTGAAGACCTGCAACGAGGGTTTCTCCTTCCCTTGCCACAACATTAGAGACAATACCATCAATAGGGGAATAAATCTCTGTGTATGAGAGTCTTATTTTTGCTTTTTCAAGTTCCTTTTGGAGTATTTTTATGTCGTCCTGTGCTAGTTTTTTTTCTGTTTTATACTCTATTTTCAGTTTTTTTAATGTTTCTTCTGCAAGTTTTAGTTTTGCTTTTTTTGTTTTGAGCTCTCTTTTTGCCACCTCAAAATCTTGTTTTGTGGTGAAGCCTTCTTTCAAAAGCTCTTTTTCCCTCTGAAATTTCCAGTTTGCAAACTCATATTCAGCTTCAGCAGCTTTAAAATTTTTTTCAGCTTCTTTTATCTTTACCGGATAGAGTTGATTAATCTGATCCAGTTTATTTTTTGCTTTTTGTATCTGGGATTTTATTTTTTGTATGTCTTTCCTGAATTCTCTTTGATCTATAATTGCTATAAGCTGTCCTTTTTTTACATAGTCACCTATGTCAATAAACATTTTCTGAACCAGACCTGTCGTTCGTGTCCCTATCTTCAGATATGCATTAACCCTTGTTTTTACAATAGCAGTTGCATTGATTATATCTTTTATTTCTCCCCTTTTTACCTTCTCTGTTTTATATACAACGACCTTGCTTTTTTCTGCTTCTTTTGATTTGGAATATATGTAGTATCCGATAACTGCAACCGCTATAAGTAGTATAAATATTATTACTTTTTTCATCTGCTTTCACCTTCTGAGAGTTTTTCCACTCCCACTTCCCTCTCCAGAACAGCTTTTGTCAGGGCTATATCAAGTAAGGACTGAACATAGGTTTCGTGGGCATCTGCCAAAGAGCTTTCTGCAGTGACAAGGGAGATAATATCTCCTTTTCCCACCTTGTATTCTCCAAGAGCCTGCCTGTAGTTGTGCTCTGCCTCTTTCAATAAAACCCTTGCAACATCAAGATTTTTATATGATGTTTTCAGATCAAGATATAAGTTGTAAAGATTTAGAAGTATCTGTCTTTTTAGCTCTTTAAGTCTGTGACTGTAGAACTTTTCTTCTTCTTTGGAAGATAGATAAAAATAGTATCTTTTCAAGCCTTCAAAAATTGTCCATGAAATACCTATCCTGAAAATATTGTAGTTCTGAGAACTTCCGTAGATTGAGGAGTAATCCCTGTTTATTGAGTAAGAAATATATACACTTGGGGTAAAGCTTAAAACTGACTGGATAGATTTTAATTTTGAAGCCTCAAGGTCGTAAGTATACTGTCTGAATATTGGTCTGTTAAAAGCCAAATCTTTCATCTTGTTAAACTCAGGAATGTTGTCTTCTTCTACCTTAGTTAAAATTGATATATCAATATCTGTCTGGGTATCAAGGGGAAATCCTATAAGGCTGTTGAGCTGGGCGATAGATTTTTTGTATTCATTTTCTGCCTGATAAAGCATATATCTCACATTTTCAAGCCTTACTTTTGCCTGCAGGTAATCTGATTTTTTTACGAGCCCTAATTTTAGCTTTTTCTCTGCCATTTGGAAATTTTTTTCTGCAGATTTCAACTGGATCTTTCTGAACCTGAGGATCTCTTTGTTTGCACAGGCTTTGTAGTATGCTTTTTTTACCTGAAATTTTATATCAAGAATAGTCTCAAAGTAATCATTTTGTGATGATTTAAGTAGTTTTTGTTTAATTTTATTTAGAAGTATATTTTGACCAGAATTGTAAACAGTCCAGTAAAGGCTTATAGAGTAATTTCTTGAAAAATAATCTGGTTGTGTATCCCTGTATTTTGAGTAGTTGTAATCAAAGCTTAAAACAGGGAAAAAATTTCCGTAAGTTGAAAGATAATCAAATCTTTTAGCTTTCAGATCAGAAAATTTCTGCTTTAAAAAAGGATGGTTTTTCATTGCAAGTTCTATTGCCTGCTCAAGCGTCAGGCTGTAAGAAACATTAAAAATAACAAAAATAAGAAAGAAAATCCTTACCATCAAATTACACTCTGATCTGATAAGTTTTTGAGTTTTTCAAACTGCTCTTTCGTTAAAGCACTCTGGATAGTTCTAACTTCCTTAATGTTGTAAACTGTGAGCTCTGCTTTTTCTTTGGCTATTTCAACAATCAGATCTTTGATTTTCTTTGGATCCCCACCGTCAATTACAAGTGAGTTAAGCTGTTTTTCCTTTTCCTGTATTGATCTGGCAAGTTCTTCCATTTTTTTGTAGTATTTAGAGTAAAAATCATTCAGTATTTTAATCTGCTCTTCAGTTAAACCAAGTTGAGATTTATATTTTTTTAAAGCCGGAAGGAAGTTAAATCTTTTTGTCAAAAATGAACTATCCATCCAGCTGTCTTCATTGATCTGGTCTATTGTCACAGTTGTGGTATTTTGTTCTTCCTGTGAAAAAGATACCCCCCAGACAATCAGCACCAGAAAAACCAAAATTACCTTTCTCAATTTTCACCCCTTAGAAAAATTTTTTCACTTAAAATTATACTAAAGTTGAGAATGGCTTATAATATTATTTTCTGAAAAATAAAGGAGGTCAGAGGTTTTGGACTGGAAAGATACATTAAATTTGCCGAAAACAGAGTTTCCTATGAAAGGAAATCTACCTAAAAGAGAGCCTGAAATTCTTAAAAAATGGGAAGATATAAATCTTTATGAGAAATTAAGAGAGGAAAGGAAAGGACAAGAAAAATACATTCTACACGATGGACCTCCTTATGCAAATGGAAACATTCATCTTGGTCATGCCCTTAACAAAATTCTGAAGGATATACTTGTAAAGTATGAATCAATGAGGGGAAAAGATGCCCCCTTTGTTCCCGGTTGGGACTGCCACGGACTTCCTATTGAACAGCAGGTTGAGAAACAGCTGAAAAAAGAGAAAAAAAGAAAGGAAGACCTTTCAAAGTCAGAATTTAGAAAGCTCTGCCGTGATTACGCATCAAAGTATGTGAACATACAGAGGGAAGAGTTTAAAAGGCTTGGTATAGTAGGAAACTGGGAAAAACCTTATCTAACAATGAGACCTTCGTATCAGGCTCAGGAGATAAGAGAGCTTGGGAGAATATTCAGCTCAGGCATAGCATATAGGGGCAAAAAGCCTGTTTACTGGTGTATATATGACAAGACAGCCGAAGCTGAAGCAGAGGTGGAATACAAAGACAAAAAAGACCCTTCAATCTATGTTGCCTTTGAGCTTGTAGAACCGCCGTTTGATATCCATAAAAAAAGTTATGCTGTTATATGGACAACAACACCATGGACGCTTCCTGCAAATCTTGGAATTATGGTAAACCCTGATTTTGATTATGTTTTCATTGATACAGGGGAAAAGGTTTTTATTGTTGCAAAGGAGCTTCTGGAGAACTTTAAGGAAAAAACTGGTATAGAGGGAGATATTTTAAAAGAGGTAAAAGGAAGGGAACTGGAGTTTTTAGAATACAAACACCCATTTATAGATAGAGTATCAAAGATATACCTTTCTGAGTTTGTTGAACTTGGAACAGGAACAGGTCTTGTTCATATGGCACCGGGGCATGGACAGGAAGATTACATAATAGGTCAAAGATACGGTGTGCAACCTTTTGCTCCTGTTGATGATGAGGGAAGGTTTACACAGGAAGCACCTGATTTTATACAGGGCCTGAGAGTTTTTGATGCAAACGCCCCTATTGTTGACAAGCTTAAAGAGGTTGGAGCTCTTTTGTATCATGAAGAGATAGTTCACTCTTACCCCCACTGCTGGAGGTGTAAAAATCCTGTGATATTCAGGGCTACTCCCCAGTGGTTTATATCAATGGATGCTATACTTGAGAACGGAAACACACTCAGAGGAGAAGCAATAAAAGAGATTGAAAGGGTAAAATGGATCCCTGACTGGGGCGAAAACAGAATAAAATCAATGGTTGAAAACAGACCTGACTGGTGTATATCAAGGCAGAGAAGCTGGGGTGTTCCGATCGCCGTTTTTTACTGTAAAAACTGTGGTGAGACGGTTAATGATCCTGAAGTTTTTGAACATGTTGCAAAGCTTGTTGAGAATGATCCTTACGGAGCTGACATATGGTTTGAAAAGAAACCTGAAGAACTACTTCCTGAAGGATATAGATGCCCAAAATGTGGATCAGACAGGTTTGAAAAAGAGGAGGACATTCTTGATGTATGGTTTGATTCTGGAGTTTCCCACTCATCAGTTTTGAAAACAGGTTTTTGGGAAGAGCTGAGATGGCCTGCAGATATGTATCTTGAAGGTTCTGATCAGCATAGAGGTTGGTTTCAGTCTTCCTTACTTGAAAGTATCGCATCTTACGGAAGATCCCCATATAATAGTGTGCTGACACACGGCTTTATTCTTGATGAAAAAGGCAGGAAAATGTCAAAATCTGTTGGGAATGTTATTCCACCTGAAAAAGTAATAAAGATGTATGGTGCTGATATTTTGAGGTTGTGGGTTGTTTCAGAGGACTACACAGAAGACATCAAGATAGGAATGAACCTTCTTAAAGGAATAGCCGATGACTACAGAAAAATAAGAAATACATTCAGATATTTTCTTGGAAACCTGTATGACTTTGATCCGAATAAGGATAATGTTTCTTATGATAACCTTCTTGAGATAGACAGATGGATACTTTCCAGACTACAAAGAATTATTGATGTTTCCCATTCAGCATACCAAAACTATAGATTTCACAGGATATACCACGAGATAAAAAAATTTATGATAGTTGATCTGTCGGCAATTTATCTTGATATATTAAAAGACAGGCTTTATGTGTATGCCCCAGACACTTTAGAAAGAAGATCAGCCCAGACTGTCCTTTATGTAATGCTCACATCACTGTCGAAACTCCTTGCTCCGATACTTTCATTTACTATGGAAGAGGTATGGAGTTATGTTAAGCAGTTTGATAAAAACGCAAAAGAAAGCATACATCTTGAGATAATGCCCCTTGTAAATCAGGATCTTATAGACAAAAATCTTGAGGAGATATACAAGGATCTCCTGAAGGTAAGAGATGATGTGCTGAAAGCCCTTGAAGAAGCAAGAAAAAAAGATGTTATAAGACATCCATATGAAGCAAAGGTAATTTTGGATCTTCCTGAAAAATATGAAAATCTTGTTAAAGAGAGAATTGACTGGATAAAATTTTTCTTTACTGTTTCTCAGGTTGAGATCTCAAAGAAAACTGAAGGGGAGGTTGTTATAGAAGGTGAAAATACAGGAGGTGTTGTTGCTGTTAAAAAAGCAGAAGGTCAAAAATGTCCAAGATGCTGGATATATGACAGCTCTGTTGGAAAAAATGGACAGCCTGTCTGTGATAGATGTGTCCAGCAGCTTGAAATAATGAAAATAGATATAAATCAGATAGAGGAGGCAAAATGAAAAAATCTGACATTATTGAGATGTTGCTGGAAGAATTTCCAGAGCTTGACAGGAAAACAGTTACAAACATAGTTAACGGCACTTTTGAAGCAATGATGGAAGCTCTCACAAAAGGACAGAAAATAGAGATAAGAGGTCTTGGAACATTCAGGGTTAAATCAAGACCTGCCAAGGTGGCAAGAAACCCTAAAACAGGAGAGAAAATAAAGATACCTCCTAAAAAAGTAGTTCATTTCAAGATAGGTAAGGTTCTAAAAGCAAAACTTAATGCAAGGGCAGGGGTCTAACCCTCCCTTACTTTTGATTT encodes:
- a CDS encoding hotdog domain-containing protein codes for the protein MEIKTHREIDRTLSGIPTAVETDRFASVLLEITDKMKADEKGLVHGGFIFSAGDYCSMLAVNHPNVVLAKAEVKFLKPVRVGEHLFFEGIVTEKNENKRTVEVTAKNEKNEIVFTGKFYCVIPEKHVLDRLAE
- a CDS encoding penicillin-binding protein 2, with protein sequence MVRNRVYIVAFIITLSFILVLFRLFNFQVLQRDHYLQFIQKQYYAKEKIILPRGTIYDSSNRILGISVPTVDIFVIPKYIKDKERLARELSPIIKRPYRVLLEKLYSKKHYVVLAKGVDKSLKERLLNLRKKLREWNMGVIESSKRFYPLNSIAGSTIGFVSRTTGRGMEGLELKYDKELGGGTGNILLMKDAMGNPFTVEKKDSDKKSYDIKLTIDSNIQFIAEDALRELVRERKPKEALILIVDPSTGNIIANATYPNYNPNRYYKYKTHKNITFHNAYEPGSLAKPFVLAEAIDEKKVSFSKKYYCGEGSITVDGIRIRDHKKFKYLKADEIIIYSSNVGAIELALKLDPERFYNKLFSLGFGKSTKTFPGEASGLIRKDKRPVEVAYASIGQNWTATPIQIAMAYSAIANGGYLLKPNFIKEMVDKETGEVIKPEKQIVRKVFSDRSVKKLQEILKNVVEIGTAKKGRSDYFTIAGKTGTAQKYDPAIKALSNEKFYTWFAGYFPAEKPKFTVVIFANEPKRLKKWEFIGGGTVSAPVLKKLVDRIMFYYKSRPDKQGGKHGDKNP
- the ftsL gene encoding cell division protein FtsL; its protein translation is MIRETVIELKRDFLYIKRYIKFWVFFLSISGTLVIYNQYYFKVDKEITELIQIRNQLTAKNMMLKKEISGLSSPDRIGRIAQKKLGMKPVDYSNVRFIDQKDMNGKK
- the rsmH gene encoding 16S rRNA (cytosine(1402)-N(4))-methyltransferase RsmH encodes the protein MSQFEHYPVLHREVINFFKSIKKGYIVDATVGGGGHSFLILKNFPEVKIIGIDKDEYAIKIANQKLKQFEGRYTLFQSSFKDLDAILDQLGISSVQGFLFDLGVSIFHLKTERGFSFQRDEPLDMRMDRSQSLTAYEVVNRYPKNLLEKIIFEYGEEKFAKRIVKNIIEERKKKPIETTKQLADIVFRSYPPALRRGRIHPATKTFQAIRIEVNDELSEIKQGVSKGIERLEKNGIIQVISFHSLEDRIVKNIFKEARKLKKLELLTKKPITPGEEEIKENPPSRSAKLRVGKRI
- a CDS encoding MBL fold metallo-hydrolase; this encodes MVPEERKFFDNGTHQNILLEDYGHGEMVQANVHFIVDSGQGMILDPGGHKVFKHLLSEVGGLIGIDNLRYIFLSHQDPDIVAAINGWLMTTKAIALSSILWVRFIPHFGVDRLVADRIKGIQDEGTIVRLGNSELYILPAHFMHAPGNLQVYDPVSKVLYSGDLGASLGQDYIYVENFEEHIKYMEGFHRRYIPTSKILKAWVKMARQLDIEIIAPQHGAIIKGKDNVNKFLDWLDDLQCGIDIMEDVYQLPTKRFEG
- a CDS encoding peptidylprolyl isomerase; this translates as MFINIGKSKWMKLILFITTFAFVGTAFVALIIYKFAGNIQGVAQVNGKEIPMAEFYYQVTLITRQMESQGIDTAPLKKQIYADAIRNVIDQELLFQEAQREGIEATKEEVKRYILDIEAFKEDGKFSKDRYLAFLSQVNITPSFFEEILRKELSIRHLLTLQRVGFYLTEDELNTYINKQLSRISGEFVIIKPPEYKPTEKEIKEYYEKNLKKFAGKKGKLIAVYQISIKELGSEKAQKKAQQIYRKLKNNEKVTTEKGVKKIFEDIVYDNNNKLPDKIKKEIKNLSKDKNISLVSEEDSYYLIKYIKDVSKPQPLEKVKEQIISQLKKEKSKESLKKLYDEVKEIIKMEKNLKNIAVNYRAKIKKIKGETVQTIEAEFGVLPDDLGKIIRSKKGQIAGPFKTSSGILIGKISKIEPPEKERKEEMEKLLKPILLESKYRTLVQMLIDKLKENSEIVINRRLLQ